One stretch of Saccharopolyspora erythraea DNA includes these proteins:
- a CDS encoding ACT domain-containing protein codes for MTGFDLRLHPERLAVGLVPAHANIALTGGTAAIHGTLTTEAGRTVVFPYSLAEDAGPDIRVEGPFVALEVAGPLDFSLTGVLVGLLTPLADAGISVFTLSTFDTDWILVPADDAEAAAKALTAAGHSVRTEPGGTRAGGSQEPHHPTSDSAQHTEEQR; via the coding sequence GTGACCGGATTCGACCTGCGGCTGCACCCCGAACGGCTCGCGGTCGGTCTGGTGCCCGCGCACGCCAACATCGCGCTCACCGGCGGCACCGCCGCGATCCACGGCACGCTGACGACCGAGGCGGGCCGCACGGTGGTCTTCCCGTACAGCCTCGCCGAGGACGCCGGACCCGACATCCGCGTGGAAGGCCCGTTCGTGGCGCTGGAGGTCGCCGGCCCGCTGGACTTCTCGCTGACCGGCGTCCTGGTCGGCCTGCTGACCCCGCTGGCCGACGCCGGCATCAGCGTGTTCACGCTGTCGACCTTCGACACCGACTGGATCCTCGTCCCGGCCGACGACGCCGAGGCCGCGGCCAAGGCGCTCACCGCCGCCGGGCACTCGGTCCGCACCGAGCCCGGCGGCACCCGCGCGGGCGGATCGCAGGAGCCGCACCACCCGACCTCAGACAGCGCCCAACACACCGAGGAGCAGCGATGA
- the argB gene encoding acetylglutamate kinase has product MTENPVSDRLSTAAEKASVLIEALPWLRRFHGATVVVKYGGNAMIDDELKAAFAQDMVFLRLAGLHPVVVHGGGPQITSMLERLGMQGEFRGGLRVTTPETMDVVRMVLFGQVGRELVGLINQHGPHAVGMSGEDAGLFTARRRTATVDGEAVDVGLVGDVVSVNPDAVLDLIRAGRIPVVSTIAPDPDGVVHNVNADTAAGALAEALGAEKLVVLTDVEGLYTDWPDRSSLVTRLDADELEALLPGLASGMVPKMEACLRAVRGGVPRAHVIDGRLAHSVLLEVFTSAGVGTMVLPAGTGEK; this is encoded by the coding sequence ATGACCGAGAACCCCGTGAGCGACCGGCTGTCGACCGCCGCGGAGAAGGCCAGCGTGCTCATAGAGGCCCTCCCGTGGCTGCGGCGCTTCCACGGCGCCACCGTCGTGGTCAAGTACGGCGGCAACGCCATGATCGACGACGAGCTCAAGGCCGCCTTCGCCCAGGACATGGTGTTCCTGCGGCTGGCGGGCCTGCACCCGGTCGTCGTGCACGGCGGCGGACCGCAGATCACCTCGATGCTCGAACGCCTCGGCATGCAGGGCGAGTTCCGCGGCGGGCTGCGGGTCACCACGCCGGAGACGATGGACGTGGTCCGGATGGTGCTGTTCGGCCAGGTCGGCCGCGAGCTCGTCGGCCTGATCAACCAGCACGGCCCGCACGCGGTCGGCATGTCCGGGGAGGACGCCGGGCTGTTCACCGCCAGGCGCCGCACCGCCACCGTCGACGGCGAGGCCGTCGACGTCGGCCTGGTCGGCGACGTGGTGTCGGTCAACCCCGACGCCGTGCTCGACCTGATCCGCGCAGGCCGCATCCCGGTGGTCTCCACCATCGCCCCGGACCCCGACGGCGTCGTGCACAACGTCAACGCCGACACCGCCGCCGGAGCGCTGGCGGAGGCCCTCGGAGCGGAGAAGCTCGTGGTGCTCACCGACGTCGAAGGTCTCTACACCGACTGGCCCGACAGGTCGTCGCTGGTGACCAGGCTCGACGCCGACGAGCTCGAGGCGCTGCTGCCGGGGCTGGCCTCCGGGATGGTGCCGAAGATGGAGGCATGCCTGCGGGCGGTGCGCGGCGGGGTGCCGCGCGCCCACGTCATCGACGGCAGGCTCGCGCACTCGGTCCTGCTCGAAGTGTTCACCAGCGCGGGCGTGGGCACGATGGTGCTGCCCGCCGGAACGGGGGAGAAGTGA
- the argJ gene encoding bifunctional glutamate N-acetyltransferase/amino-acid acetyltransferase ArgJ, translating into MSVTGPAGFRAAGVAAGIKSGGALDLALVVNDGPASAAAGVFTTNRVKAAPVLWSQQVLQERRLRAVVLNSGGANACTGPEGFQDTHATAEKVADVLGVGAIDVAVCSTGLIGERLPMDAVLSGVETAAKALDGTGQAASDAAGAVLTTDSRAKQALATGDGWSVGGFAKGAGMLAPNMATMLSVLTTDAVIGGDDLERALREASRVTFGRLDVDGGTSTNDTVLVLASGASGVEVSAEDFTPVLTEVCTDLVRQLQADAEGATKAVDITVRGALSEDDAVHIGRTIAEDNLVKTALFGSDPNWGRIAMALGRSGVDIEADKVEIAANGVTLFAGGTRARDRSEADLSGRDIEIVVDLHLGGHQATILTTDLSHGYVEENSAYSS; encoded by the coding sequence ATGAGCGTGACCGGTCCAGCCGGTTTCCGTGCGGCCGGGGTGGCCGCGGGCATCAAGTCCGGCGGCGCCCTGGACCTGGCGCTGGTGGTCAACGACGGCCCGGCGAGCGCCGCGGCCGGGGTGTTCACCACCAACAGGGTCAAGGCGGCACCGGTGCTGTGGTCGCAGCAGGTCCTCCAGGAGCGGCGGCTGCGCGCGGTCGTGCTGAACTCCGGCGGCGCCAACGCCTGCACCGGTCCGGAAGGCTTCCAGGACACCCACGCCACCGCCGAGAAGGTCGCCGACGTGCTCGGCGTCGGCGCGATCGACGTCGCGGTGTGCTCCACCGGCCTGATCGGCGAGCGGCTGCCGATGGACGCCGTGCTCTCCGGCGTCGAGACCGCCGCCAAGGCGCTCGACGGCACCGGGCAGGCCGCCTCCGACGCCGCCGGCGCCGTGCTCACCACCGACAGCCGGGCCAAGCAGGCGCTGGCCACCGGGGACGGCTGGTCGGTCGGCGGCTTCGCCAAGGGCGCCGGGATGCTCGCGCCGAACATGGCCACCATGCTCAGCGTGCTGACCACCGACGCGGTGATCGGCGGCGACGACCTGGAACGGGCGCTGCGCGAGGCCAGCCGCGTCACCTTCGGCAGGCTCGACGTCGACGGGGGCACCTCGACAAACGACACCGTCCTGGTGCTGGCCTCGGGCGCCTCCGGCGTCGAGGTCTCCGCCGAGGACTTCACCCCGGTGCTGACCGAGGTCTGCACCGACCTCGTGCGCCAGCTGCAGGCCGACGCCGAAGGCGCGACCAAGGCCGTCGACATCACCGTGCGCGGCGCGCTCAGCGAGGACGACGCCGTCCACATCGGACGCACCATCGCCGAGGACAACCTGGTCAAGACCGCGCTGTTCGGTTCGGACCCGAACTGGGGCCGGATCGCGATGGCGCTCGGCCGCTCCGGGGTGGACATCGAGGCCGACAAGGTCGAGATCGCCGCCAACGGCGTCACCCTGTTCGCCGGCGGTACACGGGCCCGCGACCGCAGCGAGGCCGACCTGTCCGGCCGCGACATCGAGATCGTGGTGGACCTGCACCTGGGCGGGCACCAGGCCACGATCCTGACCACCGACCTGTCGCACGGCTACGTCGAAGAGAACAGCGCGTACTCGTCATGA
- the argH gene encoding argininosuccinate lyase: MTQQDGGQAGQAGPTKLWGGRFASGPAEAMAALSLSTHFDWRLAPYDIAGSRAHARVLHKAGLLTADELERMLAGLDVLAADVESGAFQPVIDDEDVHTALERGLLERVGPELGGKLRAGRSRNDQVATLFRMWLRDAVRRVTSGVLDVVDALTAQAAAHPDAVLPGRTHLQHAQPVLLAHHLLAHCQSLLRDVSRLRDWDARTAFSPYGSGALAGSSLGLDPQAVAAELGFDGGAVDNSIDGTASRDFAAEAAFCLAMLGVNLSRVAEEVIIWNTAEFGYVTLDDAWATGSSIMPQKKNPDVAELARGKSGRLVGNLTGLLATLKAQPLAYNRDLQEDKEPVFDSVEQLDLLLPAMAGMLGTLTFHTERLAELAPAGFTLATDIAEWLVRQGVPFRVAHEASGECVRKAESRGVGLDELTDAELAAAHPALTPQVREVLTVGGSIASRDAHGGTAPARVAEQRERVVATVAGHRQWLAG, encoded by the coding sequence GTGACGCAGCAAGACGGCGGCCAGGCCGGCCAGGCAGGGCCCACCAAGCTCTGGGGCGGCCGCTTCGCCTCCGGCCCGGCCGAGGCGATGGCCGCGCTGAGCCTGTCGACGCACTTCGACTGGCGCCTGGCGCCCTACGACATCGCCGGTTCGCGCGCCCACGCCAGGGTGCTGCACAAGGCGGGACTGCTCACCGCCGACGAGCTCGAACGCATGCTGGCCGGACTGGACGTGCTGGCCGCCGACGTCGAGTCCGGCGCCTTCCAGCCGGTGATCGACGACGAGGACGTGCACACCGCCCTCGAACGCGGCCTGCTGGAGCGCGTCGGCCCCGAGCTCGGCGGCAAGCTGCGGGCAGGCCGGTCGCGCAACGACCAGGTCGCCACGCTCTTCCGGATGTGGCTGCGCGACGCGGTGCGACGCGTCACCTCCGGCGTGCTCGACGTCGTCGACGCCCTCACCGCCCAGGCCGCGGCCCACCCCGACGCGGTGCTGCCGGGCCGCACGCACCTCCAGCACGCGCAGCCGGTGCTGCTCGCACACCACCTGCTCGCGCACTGCCAGTCGCTGCTGCGCGACGTCAGCCGCCTGCGCGACTGGGACGCCCGCACCGCGTTCTCGCCCTACGGCTCCGGTGCACTGGCGGGCTCCTCGCTCGGGCTCGACCCGCAGGCCGTCGCGGCCGAGCTCGGCTTCGACGGCGGCGCGGTCGACAACTCCATCGACGGCACGGCCTCGCGCGACTTCGCAGCCGAGGCGGCGTTCTGCCTGGCGATGCTCGGGGTGAACCTGTCCAGGGTCGCCGAGGAAGTGATCATCTGGAACACCGCCGAGTTCGGCTACGTCACGCTCGACGACGCCTGGGCGACCGGCAGCTCGATCATGCCGCAGAAGAAGAACCCCGACGTCGCCGAGCTCGCCCGCGGCAAGTCCGGACGGCTGGTCGGCAACCTCACCGGCCTGCTGGCCACCCTCAAGGCGCAGCCGCTTGCCTACAACCGCGACCTGCAGGAGGACAAGGAGCCCGTCTTCGACTCCGTCGAGCAGCTCGACCTCCTGCTCCCGGCGATGGCGGGCATGCTCGGCACGCTGACCTTCCACACCGAGCGGCTCGCCGAGCTGGCACCGGCGGGCTTCACCCTCGCCACCGACATCGCCGAGTGGCTGGTGCGCCAGGGCGTGCCGTTCCGCGTCGCGCACGAGGCGTCGGGGGAGTGCGTGCGCAAGGCCGAGTCGCGGGGCGTCGGGCTCGACGAGCTCACCGACGCCGAACTGGCCGCCGCGCACCCGGCGCTGACGCCTCAGGTGCGAGAGGTACTCACCGTCGGCGGCTCGATCGCCTCCCGCGACGCGCACGGCGGCACCGCCCCGGCCAGGGTCGCCGAGCAGCGGGAACGCGTCGTGGCCACCGTCGCCGGCCATCGGCAGTGGCTGGCCGGCTGA
- the argF gene encoding ornithine carbamoyltransferase — translation MTLRHFLRDDDLSPAEQAEVLDLAAELKADPLGCDALAGPKSVAVIFEKNSTRTRLSFEVGIRQLGGQPIVVDGRMMQLGREETIEDTSRVLSRYVDAVVWRTFAQARIDSMASASTVPVVNALTDEFHPCQVLADLQTVRERHGDLAGLTLTYLGDGANNMANSLLVGGATAGMHVRVSAPEGFAPADWVLDAAKKRAAETGGSVAVFTEPKPSVEGADVLVTDSWTSMGQENDGKDRVSPFRPFQVNTDLLAATGKPAASVLHCLPAHRGWEITDEVIDGPASAVFDEAENRLHAQKALLTWLVRRL, via the coding sequence GTGACTCTGAGGCATTTCCTCCGCGACGACGATCTCAGCCCGGCCGAACAGGCCGAGGTGCTCGACCTGGCGGCCGAGCTGAAGGCCGACCCGCTCGGCTGCGACGCGCTGGCCGGTCCGAAGTCGGTGGCGGTGATCTTCGAGAAGAACTCCACCCGCACCCGGCTGTCCTTCGAGGTCGGCATCCGCCAGCTCGGCGGCCAGCCGATCGTGGTCGACGGGCGGATGATGCAGCTCGGCCGCGAGGAGACCATCGAGGACACCTCCCGGGTGCTGTCCCGCTACGTCGACGCCGTGGTGTGGCGGACCTTCGCCCAGGCCAGGATCGACTCCATGGCCTCGGCCTCGACGGTGCCGGTGGTCAACGCGCTCACCGACGAGTTCCACCCCTGCCAGGTGCTGGCCGACCTGCAGACCGTCCGGGAACGCCACGGCGACCTCGCCGGGCTCACCCTCACCTACCTCGGCGACGGCGCCAACAACATGGCGAACTCGCTGCTGGTCGGCGGTGCGACCGCGGGCATGCACGTGCGCGTCAGCGCCCCCGAGGGTTTCGCGCCCGCCGACTGGGTGCTCGACGCGGCCAAGAAGCGCGCCGCCGAGACCGGCGGTTCGGTGGCGGTGTTCACCGAGCCGAAGCCGTCGGTCGAGGGCGCCGACGTGCTGGTGACCGACTCGTGGACCTCGATGGGCCAGGAGAACGACGGCAAGGACCGGGTCAGCCCGTTCCGGCCGTTCCAGGTCAACACCGACCTGCTGGCCGCGACCGGCAAGCCCGCCGCCAGCGTCCTGCACTGCCTGCCCGCCCACCGCGGCTGGGAGATCACCGACGAGGTCATCGACGGCCCGGCCAGCGCGGTGTTCGACGAGGCGGAGAACCGCCTGCACGCCCAGAAGGCGCTGCTGACCTGGCTGGTGCGACGACTGTGA
- a CDS encoding DNA-3-methyladenine glycosylase: MSQVERDELAHDPLWVARRLLGCELRSASPEGEVRVRLVEVESYRGGDDPASHCYRGRTERNAVMFGPAGHLYVYFVYGMHFCINVVCLTDGVPGAVLLRAGEITAGHDLARRRRPAVRKDTQLASGPARLASVLGITRDHNGIDLTAPDSPIRLHNGHPVDEDDVRTGPRVGVASAMDLPWRSWVDGSPAVSSYRRGGRRRPRERA; encoded by the coding sequence GTGAGCCAGGTGGAACGCGACGAACTCGCGCACGACCCGCTGTGGGTGGCGCGGCGGCTGCTGGGCTGCGAACTGCGCTCGGCCAGCCCCGAGGGTGAGGTCCGCGTCCGCCTGGTCGAGGTCGAGTCCTACCGCGGCGGTGACGATCCGGCGTCGCACTGCTACCGCGGCCGGACCGAGCGCAACGCCGTGATGTTCGGCCCCGCCGGGCACCTCTACGTCTACTTCGTCTACGGCATGCACTTCTGCATCAACGTGGTGTGCCTGACCGACGGGGTGCCCGGCGCGGTGCTGCTCCGCGCGGGTGAGATCACCGCCGGACACGATCTCGCCCGCCGCCGCAGGCCCGCGGTGCGCAAGGACACCCAGCTCGCCAGCGGCCCGGCCCGGCTGGCCAGCGTCCTCGGCATCACCCGGGACCACAACGGCATCGACCTCACCGCCCCCGACTCGCCGATCCGCCTGCACAACGGTCACCCGGTCGACGAGGACGACGTGCGCACCGGCCCGCGCGTGGGCGTGGCCTCCGCGATGGACCTGCCGTGGCGCTCCTGGGTGGACGGCTCGCCCGCGGTCAGCTCCTACCGGCGCGGCGGCCGCCGACGGCCCCGCGAGCGGGCGTAA
- a CDS encoding acetylornithine transaminase, whose product MTGNTDGGQRWQSSMMDNYGTPKLTLVSGSGCEVTDADGRTYLDLVSGIAVNALGHCHPAVVQAIGDQAARLGHVSNFYAHDGGLKLAEELLDLAGLTGQGRVLFCNSGAEANETAFKISRLTGRTKVVATDGGFHGRTMGALALTGQPAKRAPFEPMPAGVEHVPYGDVAALESAVDDTTAAVFLEPIQGENGVIVPPEGYLQAAREITSRNGALLVVDEVQTGIGRTGSWFAFQRAGIVPDVITLAKGLGGGLPIGACIGIGPVGDLLRPGMHGTTFGGSPIACAAALAVLRTIASEGLLEHVDRMGKDLTAGIQALGHPLVGEVRGAGLLIGIGLTRPVAADVAARALEAGYLVNSVQPDALRLCPPLVIQPQQVQRLLADLPALLEVTK is encoded by the coding sequence ATGACTGGCAACACCGACGGCGGGCAGCGCTGGCAGTCGTCCATGATGGACAACTACGGCACCCCGAAGCTGACCCTGGTCAGCGGATCGGGCTGCGAGGTCACCGACGCCGACGGGCGCACCTACCTGGACCTGGTCAGCGGCATCGCGGTCAACGCGCTCGGCCACTGCCACCCGGCGGTCGTCCAGGCGATCGGCGACCAGGCCGCCCGGCTCGGCCACGTCTCCAACTTCTACGCCCACGACGGCGGCCTGAAGCTCGCCGAGGAACTGCTCGACCTCGCCGGGCTCACCGGCCAGGGCCGCGTCCTGTTCTGCAACTCCGGCGCGGAGGCCAACGAGACCGCGTTCAAGATCTCCCGGCTCACCGGCAGGACCAAGGTGGTCGCCACCGACGGCGGTTTCCACGGCCGCACCATGGGCGCGCTCGCGCTGACCGGCCAGCCCGCCAAGCGGGCCCCCTTCGAACCGATGCCCGCCGGCGTCGAGCACGTGCCCTACGGCGACGTCGCGGCGCTGGAGTCCGCCGTGGACGACACCACCGCGGCGGTGTTCCTCGAACCCATCCAGGGCGAGAACGGCGTCATCGTCCCGCCGGAGGGCTACCTGCAGGCCGCGCGGGAGATCACCAGCCGCAACGGCGCCCTGCTGGTCGTCGACGAGGTGCAGACCGGCATCGGCCGCACCGGATCGTGGTTCGCCTTCCAGCGCGCGGGCATCGTCCCGGACGTGATCACGTTGGCCAAGGGCCTCGGCGGCGGCCTGCCGATCGGCGCCTGCATCGGCATCGGCCCGGTGGGCGACCTGCTGCGCCCCGGCATGCACGGCACCACCTTCGGCGGCAGCCCGATCGCCTGCGCCGCCGCGCTGGCGGTGCTGCGCACCATCGCCTCCGAAGGGCTGCTCGAACACGTCGACCGGATGGGCAAGGACCTCACCGCCGGAATCCAGGCGCTGGGCCACCCGCTGGTCGGCGAGGTCCGAGGCGCGGGCCTGCTGATCGGCATCGGCCTGACCCGCCCGGTGGCCGCCGACGTCGCGGCCCGCGCGCTCGAGGCCGGCTACCTGGTCAACTCGGTCCAGCCCGACGCGCTCCGGCTCTGCCCGCCGCTGGTGATCCAGCCCCAGCAGGTCCAGCGGCTGCTGGCCGACCTGCCCGCTCTGCTCGAGGTGACCAAGTGA
- a CDS encoding arginine repressor: MTTRVARQARIVELVSSMGVRSQTELAKLLAGDGIEVTQATLSRDLDELGAVKLRGPDGGAAVYVIPEDGSPVRGVQGGTSRLSRLLAELLVSADGSGNLTVLRTPPGAAQFLASAIDRSALLEVVGSIAGDDTVMVIAREPLTGLDLAERFTTMAAGEREASGP; encoded by the coding sequence GTGACCACCCGGGTGGCGCGGCAGGCCCGCATCGTGGAGCTGGTGTCGTCCATGGGCGTGCGCAGCCAGACGGAGCTGGCCAAGCTGTTGGCCGGTGACGGGATCGAGGTGACGCAGGCGACGTTGTCGCGGGATCTCGACGAGTTGGGTGCGGTGAAGCTGCGCGGCCCGGACGGTGGTGCCGCGGTGTATGTCATTCCGGAGGACGGCAGTCCGGTGCGTGGTGTGCAGGGCGGGACGTCGCGGTTGAGCCGGTTGCTGGCTGAGCTGCTGGTCAGCGCCGACGGCTCGGGCAACCTCACCGTCCTGCGGACCCCGCCGGGTGCGGCACAGTTCCTGGCCAGTGCGATCGACCGTTCGGCGCTGCTGGAGGTCGTCGGCTCGATCGCGGGTGATGACACGGTGATGGTCATCGCCAGGGAGCCGTTGACCGGGCTTGATCTGGCCGAACGCTTCACCACCATGGCAGCCGGAGAACGCGAGGCGAGCGGCCCGTAG